One segment of Pontibacter akesuensis DNA contains the following:
- a CDS encoding SDR family oxidoreductase, whose amino-acid sequence MKILIAGAHGTTGKQIVEILSRTDQHESFAMIRKEEQADEMKQLGADHVVVADLEGDVSDSVKGMDAVIFAAGSKGKNVVGVDQKGAEKLVDAAKAEGISHFVMLSAFGADNPKGELKGYLIAKSKADQHLVDSGLTYTIVRPGSLGNGAPTGQVRTATNFDSHGEGSIPRADVAHVLIKALEVENVKNKTFELLSGNVPIQQALQQV is encoded by the coding sequence ATGAAGATATTGATAGCAGGTGCTCATGGCACCACCGGAAAACAAATAGTCGAGATATTATCCAGAACAGACCAGCACGAATCGTTCGCTATGATACGAAAAGAGGAGCAGGCGGATGAAATGAAGCAACTTGGCGCAGACCATGTGGTGGTGGCAGACCTGGAGGGCGATGTGTCAGATTCGGTGAAAGGAATGGATGCCGTTATATTTGCCGCCGGCTCAAAAGGGAAAAACGTAGTGGGCGTGGATCAGAAAGGCGCCGAAAAACTGGTAGACGCCGCAAAGGCCGAAGGAATCTCGCACTTCGTGATGCTAAGCGCATTTGGCGCTGACAATCCCAAAGGTGAGTTGAAGGGTTATCTGATCGCCAAATCTAAGGCAGACCAGCACCTGGTGGATAGCGGCCTGACCTATACTATTGTGCGCCCCGGCAGCCTCGGGAACGGAGCGCCCACTGGACAGGTTAGAACGGCAACAAATTTCGACAGTCACGGCGAAGGCTCCATACCACGCGCCGATGTGGCTCATGTACTGATAAAGGCGCTGGAGGTAGAGAACGTGAAGAACAAGACATTCGAACTACTGTCAGGAAACGTGCCGATACAGCA
- a CDS encoding cupin domain-containing protein, with translation MKTQHITPYLLKPNGKIPNNQQLPLLVYQQVFEAKEDLVSQFKEAFEQHNWRGTWADSVFDYHHYHSTSHEALGVAAGSALLILGGPDAQEIEVRAGDMLVLPAGTGHCLESSSADFKVVGAYPEGQASYDICTEEDDPKEKKKNIRKVPLPETDPVAGANGPLLEHWRPF, from the coding sequence ATGAAAACACAGCACATCACCCCTTACTTACTAAAGCCAAATGGCAAAATCCCGAACAACCAGCAACTGCCCTTGCTGGTGTACCAGCAGGTGTTTGAGGCGAAGGAAGACCTGGTAAGCCAGTTTAAGGAGGCATTTGAGCAGCACAACTGGCGCGGCACCTGGGCAGACAGTGTTTTTGACTATCACCATTACCACAGCACTTCACACGAAGCTTTGGGCGTGGCGGCAGGATCGGCCTTGCTTATACTTGGTGGGCCTGATGCGCAGGAAATAGAAGTGAGAGCCGGCGACATGCTGGTACTACCGGCGGGTACAGGACACTGCCTCGAGTCGTCCTCGGCCGATTTTAAAGTAGTTGGCGCTTACCCTGAAGGCCAGGCGAGCTACGACATCTGCACTGAGGAAGATGACCCCAAGGAAAAGAAAAAGAATATTCGCAAAGTGCCCTTACCAGAAACCGATCCTGTTGCAGGTGCTAACGGACCGCTGCTGGAGCACTGGCGCCCCTTCTAA